The Plantactinospora sp. KBS50 sequence CACGGCGGGTTTCGCCCGGCCGCGGACGGCCTCCCCCACCCGGCGCAGCAGCCGCTGCCGGGCGTCGCGCTCGTCTGCCGCGCCGACCAGGTCGACGTAGGTGATCGTGGCCAGCAGCCCGTCCGGATCGAAATCCTCGATCCGCACGGTGATGAGCCGGCGTTGCGGATCATCCGGCGAGCTGCGGAAGGCCGCCTGCCATTCCAGCCGCCCGTAGCGGGAGTTGAGATAGTTGTTCGACAGCACCGCGATGACCGCGGTGGACTGGCGGATCGCCCGATCCATAAAATCGATGAAGTTCGTTCCAGGCACGAAATCCCACGCCTGGAAGATCGTCCGGTAGCCGGCGAGTTCCAACTCCCACGCGATCCAGGCGGCCCACCGCTCGTCCGCCGGTGAATAGCTGATCAGGAAGTGGCTCGCGTCGGCGGGAAGTCCGAACTGGGCGGTCATGTGCCAAGTCTGCCCGCCCGCCCCCGTCTGGTGAGTGCCATTCCGTATTGACGACGATGGCTGGTACGCGGATGGTGAACCGTGGCCGGCGACCGTACGTCCACGGTGGGTGGTGCTCAGCCGGAGTCGGCCGGTGTGCGCGCGTCGACCACGAGCGAGCCGCCCAGCCCGGGGAACATCCGGGCCAGCAGCCGGGAGTGCAGCCAACGACCCCGGCCCGCCGGGACGCTCACGTAGTTCGACCGCACCTGCACGTCGACGAAGCCGGCCGCGTGCAGCATCCGGCGGAGCATCTCGGCGGTGAACGGACGGATGTGCAGGTACAGGTACGCGTGCAGCGGATCGACCTGCCGGGGCGAGCGTCCGAACAGGAACCGGACCCGGTCCTGCACGGTGGCCAGGTTCGGCGTGCTGAGCACCAGCACGCCGCCGGGCCGCAGTACCCGGGCGATCTCGGCCAGCAGGTCACCCGGATGGTAGAGATGCTCGATCAGCTCGGCCGCCACCACCCCGGCGACCGACCGGTCGGCCAGCGGCAGCGGCCCGCTTGCGTCCAGCCGGAGCAACCGGTGCCGCTCCGCCTTCAGCTCGGACAGGGCCGACCAGGACAGGTCGGCCACCACCGTGGTCCGACCCAGGTCACCCACGCTGTCGAAGATGCTCCGCGCGCCGCAGCCCAACTCCAGCAGCGCCCCGCGCGCGGGCGTCCCGACATCGACGCCGTCCAGGGCCTCGACCAGCGCCTCGCCGATGAGCTGCCGGCGCAGCGCGTGGTACGGGCTGTCGACGTACTGCAGGGTCGTGTCGGCCTGGTGGTAGCAGCGGCGGTTCGCCTCGCGGGCCGCCGCCGCGGCGCCGGTCACGGCCGGCCGGCCGGCACCAGCGACGCGGCGGCGCCGACGGCCAGCCGGTCCAGCACGGTCCGGGCCAGCAGGACCGTCTCGGTACGGGCATAGAGCCGGCGGGTCAGCCGGTGTGCGGGCGTACCCAGACCGCCCAGGGTCAGGTCCGGCCGGCCCGGATGGTGCAGCCCGAGCACGACGGTGGCCGCGGGAGCGGCGCTGCGCACGGTCGAGGCGTGGAACCGCCCCGCGGTCAGCTCGTACGCCTCGCCGGCGGCCCAGTACTCGGGCTCGCCCGCGGTGGCGTCCACGGTGTCGTCGGTGGGCACCAGCCGGTCGCCGGTCGCGGTGGTCCGGGTGTCGAAGACCCGGTACGTGTTCCCCGGCACGACCGTCACGTTCTGGTTGCCGACCTCGCCGTACAGGATGTGGCTGAGCAGGTCCCAGCTGTGGCAGTGGAACGGCGACACGGACAGCCGTACCGGCGTACGCCGCTCGCCGAACAGGTGCACGCAGATCCCCTGCGCGCCGTCCCGCAGCACCGGCAGGCAGGTGAAGCCGAGCGGGTGGTGTACGGCCCGCAGGTCCGACCCGCCGTTGGCGATCGGATCGAGCCAGCAGGTGCGGACCAGGTCGGCGACCTGCTCGGGGGATCCCGAGCGGATCGCCCGCGCCAGCATCGGATAGGTCATGACGGTCATCTCCTCGAACAAGAAAGCACAGGGTGATTCACGATTCATCCGTACTCACGCACGGTGCGCCCGGGAGATGGAAGCTACCCGGGCGCGGCTGGTTCAGTCGTGCAGAGGCGTCCCGATGGGTACCCGGCCGACGTCGGCCAGGTACGGGTCGAGTTCGCCGATGTCGAACCGGCACATGCCGGCGACGTGCCAGAAGTCGGCCGAGACCGGGCCGTCGGACTTGTGCCGCCCGCTGGGTGTGAACGACGCCCAGGTCCGCTCGGGCAGACCCAGCAGGGTGCAGCGGTGCCGGCCGGTACCGTCCGGCGCCAGCTGCCACAGCCGGACCGTGCCGTCGGTGCTCGCGCTGGCCAGCAGGTCTCCGCTCGGGCTGAAGGAGACCGACCAGATGCGGCGGCTGTGCCCGGACAGTCTGTCCACCCGCTCCCCGGTGCGCACGTCCCAGATGTCCAGCACGTCGTCGTCACCGGCGGAGGCGAGCAGCCGGCCGCCGGGGTGGAAGGCCACCGTCCACAGCTTGCCGTGCCCGGACCGCAGCGTGCGCAGTCTGGTCCGCTCCCGCGGATCCCAGAGGACGACCGAGCCGTCGACGCCGGTGGAGGCGAGCATCCGGCCGTCCGCACGGTAGGCCAGGGAGTAGATCCGTCCGCCGTGCGTCGCCGGCAGCGGCCAGACCCTGTTGGTCGTCAGGTCGTGCAGCCGGACCAGGTGGTCGTCCGATCCGGTGGCCAGGGTGGAACTGTCCGGACTGAACGCCAGGGCCCGGACCCGGCCGCCGAAGCCGCGCAGCCAGTCGACCGTGCGGCCGGTGGTCCGGATCAGCAGTTGCACCGAGTCGTCGTCGTTGGCCACCGCCAGGTGCTCGCCGTCCGGGCTGAACGTCATCGCCCAGACCGCGTCGGTGGAGACCTCCAGCTGCCGGCCCTCGACTCCGGTGGCCGTGTCCCAGAGGTAGACCCGCCCGTCGTTGCTCGCGGTGGCCAGCAGGTTCGGCTCGGCGCCGAAGGCCACCGAGACCAGCCGGTCCATCCGGTTGGAGGCCAGCACCTGCCGGCACTCCGCGGTGACCGGATCCCAGAGCCGGACCAGCCCGTCGTTGCTGCTGGTGGCCAGGAGCGATCCGTCCCGGTTGAAGGCGACCGCCCGCATCTGCCGGCCGTGCCCGCGCAGCACCGCCACCGACTCGCCGGTGCGGGTGTTCCACACCCGGCTGGTGAAGTCGTTGCTGCTGCTGATGAGGCGCTCGCCGTCCGGGCGGAAGGTGATCGGCCACACCGACGCGAAGTGGCGGTCCAGTTCGTGGTTGACCTCGCAGGTCTCGTCGTCCCACACCTTCACCCAGCCGTCGCTGTCGCCGGTGGCGAACACCTTGCCGCGCGGGCTGAACGCGACCCGGTAGACCGCGCCCCGGTGCCGGCCCAGTTCCCGGCCCACCGGGTCGGCGCCGTCCGCCGGCAGGTCCCAGCGGCGTACCGATCCGGTGACGTCGGCGCTGATCAGGTGCCGGCCGGCCGGGTGGAAGTCGAAGGTGTAGACCGCCCCCTCGTGCCCGGTCAGCCGGTGCCGCAGCCGGCCGGTCCGGGCGTCCCAGAGCCGCAGCGTCCCGTCCTCCGCGGCGCCGACCAGCTGGTTGCCGGTCGGGTCGTGCCGCAGCCAGTAGGCGAGCTTCTCCTCCGACTCGACGTGCTGGTGCAGCCGACCGGTGTCCAGGTCCCACAGCCGCACCGTCGCCCCGTCGTCGCCGGTGGCGAGCAGGGAGTCGTCCGGGTTGAACGAGGCGGTCCACACCGGAGCCCGGTGCTCGGGCAGTTCCCACCGCAGTTGCCCGGTCGCGACGTCCCAGACCCGGACCACCCCGTCCCGGTCGCCGGTCGCCAGCAGCGTGCCGGTGCGGTTGAACAGCATCGGCCACACCCAGTCCCGGTGTCCGGACAGCGTGTGCCGGCACTCGCCGGTCGTCGCGTCCCAGATCCGGACGACGCCGTCCTGGGCGCCGGTGGCCAGCAGCGGCTCCCGGGGGCTGAAGTTCACCGAGTACGTCCGCCAGCCGTGCCCGGCCAGCGTCCGCAGCGGCCGGTTGTCCCGGGCGTCGCAGATCAGCACCGAGCCGT is a genomic window containing:
- a CDS encoding class I SAM-dependent methyltransferase, which gives rise to MTGAAAAAREANRRCYHQADTTLQYVDSPYHALRRQLIGEALVEALDGVDVGTPARGALLELGCGARSIFDSVGDLGRTTVVADLSWSALSELKAERHRLLRLDASGPLPLADRSVAGVVAAELIEHLYHPGDLLAEIARVLRPGGVLVLSTPNLATVQDRVRFLFGRSPRQVDPLHAYLYLHIRPFTAEMLRRMLHAAGFVDVQVRSNYVSVPAGRGRWLHSRLLARMFPGLGGSLVVDARTPADSG